In one window of Gouania willdenowi chromosome 8, fGouWil2.1, whole genome shotgun sequence DNA:
- the hcrt gene encoding hypocretin neuropeptide precursor, with amino-acid sequence MNSLCIARKTMWHLTNFQKAAGMSNKKPLVLVLMLLLSQLACDAHDVSQCCRQTSRSCRLHMLLCRSSITTMDGARPGDASAGILTLGKRGEDELQYQSRLYHLLHGSRNQAAGILTMGKRTGARMDKDYMDWLAQSESTMVTPVPV; translated from the exons ATGAATTCTCTTTGCATAGCCAGGAAGACGATGTGGCATCTCACCAACTTCCAGAAAGCTGCTGGAATGTCCAACAAG AAGCCTTTGGTGTTGGTCCTGATGTTGCTGCTGTCGCAGTTGGCCTGTGATGCTCATGATGTGTCTCAGTGCTGCAGACAGACGTCTCGCTCTTGTCGCCTCCACATGTTGCTGTGCCGTTCAAGCATCACTACGATGGACGGGGCCCGGCCTGGGGACGCCTCAGCTGGGATCCTCACATTGGGTAAAAGAGGGGAGGACGAGCTGCAGTACCAAAGTCGGCTTTACCACCTACTCCACGGCTCCAGGAACCAAGCAGCAGGCATCCTGACCATGGGAAAACGAACTGGGGCGAGGATGGATAAGGACTACATGGACTGGTTGGCACAGTCAGAGAGCACCATGGTGACCCCTGTACCAGTTTAA